Genomic segment of Streptomyces sp. R21:
GCTCGATGGGCGTTCCTGACGCTTACGGTTCGCAATTGCGACATCAAAGAGCTTCGGGCAACGATCTCCAGCATGAACGATGCATGGAAGCGCCTGACGCATCGAGCGGAATTCCGAAACGTTCTTGGGTGGATCCGTACCACCGAGGTTACGAAAGGCAGGGACGAAAGCGCACATCCGCATTTCCATTGCATGTTTATGTTGTCGCCTTCGTACTTCAAAGGTAGCAACTACGTTACGCAAGCACGCTGGGCGGAACTCTGGAAAGAGTGCCTCAGGGCCGATTACACGCCGATTGTCGACATCCGCGTTGTGCGCTCTAAGAAAGTCTCTAGAGAGGCTCTAAAAGCCTCTAGAACGTCTCTAGAGGCCTCTAACACGTCATCGATCGAGGAATACTTGGCAGCGGTGGCGGATGCGGCCCGGGAGGTTCTGAAATACGCCGTAAAGCCTTCGGACATGCTCGGCGGTGGAAACGACAATGAATGGTTCCTGGAGCTAACCCGACAGGTGCACCGGCTCCGGTTCATTGCTTCTGGGGGAGCGCTCAAAGACGCTTTGCGGGAGGATGAGGAAACAGAAGAGGACCTCATTCTGGCCGACGATCCAGCGGAGACACCCGACTATGGGACCCGGGTTGCTTTCGCGTGGAGGCGCAAAGAGAAGCGCTACCGCAAAGCGGGCAAGTGGGAAAGCTAGATCGGGGGGTGCAGGGGGGGTGCCCCCCTGCCGCACGCAAACGCAGCGGCGTAAGCCGCAAGTTTGCATAAGTGCGCCCTTTGGGTTTTTGTTCGGGCAGTTTGGTAAGGAGCAAGGTGT
This window contains:
- a CDS encoding protein rep; this encodes MHQCSGLLIFADVPDPETGELVLRLREAHFCRVRHCPVCQWRRSLMWYARFQKALPEILGRYPNARWAFLTLTVRNCDIKELRATISSMNDAWKRLTHRAEFRNVLGWIRTTEVTKGRDESAHPHFHCMFMLSPSYFKGSNYVTQARWAELWKECLRADYTPIVDIRVVRSKKVSREALKASRTSLEASNTSSIEEYLAAVADAAREVLKYAVKPSDMLGGGNDNEWFLELTRQVHRLRFIASGGALKDALREDEETEEDLILADDPAETPDYGTRVAFAWRRKEKRYRKAGKWES